In the genome of Natronorubrum daqingense, the window CGAGGTGTTCAACAACACCGCTCACCCGCGTACGGTGACGGTGTTACTGACACCCTACGACGAGGACGACTCCGTCGTCGACGAACGAACGGTTCGCGTTCCACGGATGCCCGAACCCCTGCAAAATGGGTCGGTCAACGGAAGCGTTCCTCGGGACCAGCTCCCGAATCACCGCGTGATTCGCCTCGAGTCCGGCGAGAACGAGTCGCTCACCTGTCGCGTCGACGTGCCACTCGAGGACGGAACGGAGTCGCGTTCCGCATCGGTCTCAATCACGGTCGACCAAGAACCCGACGAGGCGACGACCGTCGTGTCGATCGAGGCGGAAGACAACGGCCTCGAGGCTGACGAAACCGACGGGGAGAACGTCGATATCGACCGTGGCAATCACGGGGGCGCTGAACCGGGGCGTGGCCGTTCGAAAGGCGACGGAAATCCCGGCAGGAATCGATCGAAACGGTCCACACGGACGGAAGCAAACGACGGCCGAAGCGACGACGAGGTCGTACTCGTGCTCGAGCGACTCGTCTACTGCGATACGGCGGCGTAAACGCCCTCTGCGGGCCTTTCGCCTCGGGTCGACACAAAGACGCACCCGAGACACCCTCGAGACGCACCCGAGACGCGGACGAACCGACGGGTACCGTTATGGTCTCCGACCACCACGGTCGAGGTATGTCACAGGACGTCCTCGAGAGCGGGCTCTTCGAGCGAGCCCCTGACGACCCGATTCGGGTGCTCGACAGCGACGGCGAAGTCGTCTCGGCCGCTCTCGAGCCGGATCTCGACGTCGAAACGTTGCTCTGGATGTACCGGGATATGCGATTCTCCCGTCGATTCGACGAACGGATGATCAGTTTGCAGCGACAGGGGCGACTCGGAACGTACGCCTCGCTCGCCGGGCAGGAAGGCTCCCAGATCGGCTCGACGTACGCGCTCGCGGACGACGATCTGCTGTCCTACCAGTACCGAGAACACGGCGCGGTTATCGCTCGAGAGCTCCCCTGGGAGTACCTGCTCTACTGGATGGGCCACGAGGACGGCAACGCGGCGCTCGCCGAACTGGACGTCTTCCCGCTCAACATCTCCATCGGCGGGCACCTCCCACACGCCGTCGGCTGGTCGTGGGCGGCGAAGCGAAACGACGACGAGCGCGTGAGCGTCGTCCACTTCGGCGACGGCTCGACCTCGGAAGGCGATTTCCACGAGGCGATGAACTTCGCGGGCGTCTTCGACACGCCGACCGTCTTCTTCTGTAACAACAACCAGTGGGCGATTTCGGTCCCGCGAGGGGCACAAACAGCCAGCGCGACGCTGGCCCAGAAGGCTGACGCCTACGGCTTCGCTGGCGTCCAGGTCGACGGCATGGACCCCCTCGCGAGTTACGTCGTCACGGCGGCCGCTCGAGAAAAGGCGCTCGAACCCGGCGACGAGCAGTTACGCCCGACGCTGATCGAAGCGATCCAGTATCGATACGGCGCGCACACGACCGCCGACGACCCGTCGGCCTACCGCGACGACGACGAGGTCGAACAGTGGCGCGAGCGCGATCCAATCGACCGGTTCGAAGCCTACCTGCGCAATCGAGACCTGCTCACCGACGATCGGATCGAATCGATCGACGAGGAGATCGAAACGACGCTCGAGGACCTCCTCGAGCAGGCCGAAGGAGCCCACGCGGATCCTCGAGAGCTATTCGAGTACACCTACGAGACGCCCACGCCGCGACTCGAGGAACAGCGGGCCGAACTCGAGCGGCTTCGAGAGACGCACGGCGACGAGGAGTTACTCGAGGACGAGTAACGCTCGAGTCCCCCGGATAAAGTCGACACTGAGACAGGGAAACGACTACCCCCGATTCGTGTGCATCCACGCATACGATGGAACTCGAGCAGTCGGCACGTGAGCCGACGCAGTCGGGACAGGCTCGTTGGGAGGGGACGGTTCCCAGCGCGATCGATGCGCGAATTCTCGGACTCGTGGTAGTGACCGCGGGAGTAGCCGCGTCCGTGAACATTCCCGCTGGCGGCGTGGTGGTTGCCCTCGCAGCCTTCGCGTTGCTCGCGAGTGCGGGCGTCGTCGTTCACCTCCTCGGCGAGCGGAAACTGCGTCGAATTACGGACGAACTCGTCGAGCGCTGGGTCGCCGCTGGCGGCGAGATTACCGACGTGACGCGAACGTCGGCTGGGATGCGGACGGAGTGGACAATCGAGACGCCCGACGGCGAGGTAACCGTCGGCGGAATCGCACTGGTTCCGGTCGCGCAATTTTTCGTCGAGTGGCAGGGCGTCGGCGACTCGATGGCCGCCAGCGAAGCGGAGGAAAATATCGACGCGCTGGCTGAGAGTCTCTACGAGGAACTCTTCGAGATTGGCTCGGCACCCCAGCGATCGTAATCGGCGAACGGGGCAGTCATCTATCTTCGTACGGCCCAATCATCTATCTTCGTACGACTTAACCATCTATCTTCGTACGGCCCAATCATCTATCTTCGTACGACTTAACCATCTATCTTCGAACGACCGTTTCGGCGACGGAGGCCGTCGTTTTCGAGTCCGAACGCGGACTCGAGTCGGACGTGCGGAGAACTCATGTCAAATCGTCCGAAAGGTATTTGGCCCATATCATGGTGAGTCATGACATGGCAATTGGCCGATACCGCGACGTCCCCGCCGAGATGGACGAAATCGAGCGCGAAGTCGCCGCAGCGCAGTACCCCGAAGGCGGCCTCGTCGTCGGGCTCGGCATCGGCATCGTGCTCCCCTTGGCACTCGCCGAGATCCTCCTCTTGTTCGCGCCGCTCGCGGGAGGGATGCTCGGCTTCGCACTCGGGCGTCGGCTCAGAGACTACAAGATACGCCGCCGGCTGGCAAAACGCCGCCTCGAGCATGAGCGACACCACTGACAGCGAGTCGACGACGCTCTCCTCGAGCATCGGGCTGGTGGGCGTGCTCGCGTTGCTCGTCGGAAACGCGATCGCCGTTCCGATCTTCGTGTTACCGGGTCCACTGGCCGGAACGTCGGGGCCCTCGCTCGTGTTAGCTATCGTGCTGGCGGCGATTCCGGCGAGTTTCGTCGTGTTGTACAACGCGTTGCTCGGCTCAGCGATGCCCGTCGCTGGGGGACTGTACGTCTATATTTCGCGGCTGACAGCGCCCTACTGGGGGTTTCTGGTTCCGTTTACGATCCCGCTCGTGGCGTGGGCGTCACTTTTGATCACGGCGACGGGGTTCGCCGAGTACACGCGCATCTTCTTCGACGTGCCGTCGTTGTTGCTCATTTACGTCTTGCTCGGATTCGTACTCGTCATCAACCTCATCGGACTCAGGATGGTCGCACAGGTACAGATCCTGTTTTTCCTCGGACTCGTCGTCACCCTGCTCGTCTTCATCGTCCCGGGGCTAGGGTCCGTCGAGACGGCCAACTACACGCCGTTTTTCCCCGATTACGGCGCGTTCGCGCTCGCCGTCGTCGCCCTATTCTACCCGTTTCTGGGCTTTGGCTTGCTCATCGAACTCGGCGAGGAGATCGAAGATCCCGGCCGGACGATTCCCCTCGTCCTTGGATTCGGAATCGGGATCGTCGCGCTGTTCTACGTGGCGCTCATCGCGGTTCTCGTCGGCGTCGTTCCGTACACGAATCTCGGCAGCGAAGCCGACCTCGCACTCGCCGCCGCGACGTTCCTCCCCTGGTGGGGCGAGTACGTCGTCGCTACCGGCGCAATCTTCGCGGTCGTGACCACGGTGAACACGACGCTGCTCGTTTTCTCGAGAACGCTCATGCGAGCGAGTCGTGATGGCGTGTTTCCCGAGTTCCTCGCGACGATCCACCCGCGTTTCGAGACGCCTCACTACGCGATTTTGGTCCTCGGGCTCCCGCCGTTCGTGCTCGTGCCCCTCGCCGGCGAAATCGTCGGCCTGTCGACGTTCATCGGCCTCGCTAGTCTCACCGCGTACTTCTTCTGTGCGATCGGCCTCTGGAACCTCCCTCGAGAGTTCCCCGAGCACTACGCGAACGCCCCGTTCCGACTCCGTCGGTACCGGGGCCTCCTGTTCGCCGTCGTCGGCGGCGGGGTCGTTACGGGCGCGTTCTGGCTCGTCACGCTCTTTCAGCAACCCGTCGTCGGCGTCGTCCTGATCGGCTGGTTCATCCTCGCGTACTGCTACTACCGCTATCGGCTCCGGAGTAGCGATCGAGCGGCGGTCTACCGGACGATGACGACGCTCGACGTCCACGAACGAGTCGATACGTCGGGAGAGCACGGTGACGATTGAACAAGGGATTCCGTGCGTCAGAACGAAGCCAAAGGGGAAGTCGAGTTACTGGAAAGCAACGAGAGCAAACGACTCAGCAACTGGTATCGGAATCCGACAACGGCGCCACGGTTCCTATCAGTTGATAGTGTACTCACAGTTAAGGGACGGGGCAAGGATGTTGTACTATGCCAACAAAGTACACACCGACCGAGATGATGAACCGGGAGTCCCGGTCTAATCGCTACTATCGAAACGCAGTCGAACGCCACTGGGATCCCGGTGAAATCGACCTCGAGCGAGACGTTGAGCGCCTCCTCGAGTACATCGAGGGAGCGGAGAACTACGACGAACAGTCGTGGGATCGGACGCTCAACGGCATCGCGAAGTTCGGCGCGGGCGAGGACGCCGTCACAGAGGACCTCGCGCCGCTGGCGACGGTACTCGAGGATATCGACGACCAGCTGTTCTTGACGACCCAACTTTACGAGGAGGCCAAACACGCGGACTTCTTCGATCGCTACTGGCGCGAAGTCGTCTGGGCGGTCGAGGACGAACTCGGCTGGGAGCGATCGAATCCGCGCGATGACAAGTGGTTCAACGAGCCCTACGTCGAACTCTTCGACCGAAACAAGAAGGCCCAGTATCGCCTGCTCGAGGACGACACTCCCGAAAACCGCGCGAAAGCGTACTGTCACTACCACCTGACGGTCGAGGGGATCCTCGCTCAGACGGGGTACTACGGTATGCAAACCTCCTACGGCGGCGAGTTCGAGGAGTTACCGCACCTGCCGGGGCTCGTCGAGGGCTTCACGAAGATTAGAAGCGACGAGGGTCGACACGTCGGCTTCGGCATGAACCAGCTGAAGACGCTCATCAAATCGGAGGGTGTCGAACCGACGTTGATCGAGAACACCGTCAACGAACTCCTCCCGCTCGTCCAGGGAATCACCGAGGACAACCGGTACCAGCCCGACGAGGACGAAGAGCGCGTCGGTCTCCAAGACGGCGAACTGGCCGCCTACGCCGTCGACAAGCACACCGACCGAATGCAACAGATCACCGACGCCGCGGCCGATATTCCGGACGTCGACGAACTGGTTCGACTCGAGGGCGACGATTGACCGGACGGACACCTCGATACACGGGGTGGAATTTTCTGCGCGTTAGATCTCGATGGCGTCAGCATCTTCGTCGTCTTCCTGGTCATCGCCATCTGACTCGTCGTCCGATTCAGCATCATCATCATCGACACCATCACCGTTGCCACCATCACCATCCATCTCGTCGACGTCTTCGATGACACCTTCGATCAGCGAGCGGACGTTTGCTTCTTCCTCTGCTTGCACGTACTCCGGATAGACACCGATCGCGATCAACAGATCGTCGTTGCTTTCGACGGCCTCAGTGACGTGTAGATAGACGTCGAGGTCGGTGCCGTCGAACGTCGCTTCTGCACTGAATCGAGATTGAGTCGTATCTTGCTCGAGCAGGGAGACGTCGTCGTCTTCTTCGTGAGTGATGTTGCTGATGTCGTCGTAATTGTCTTCGACCAGTTCGACCAGTTCTTCGGTATTCATCTCTCCAACGGGGTTGAATTCCTGCCCGGCGACGCTTACCTGCGGCGTCGTCAAGAGCAAGAACACGGCACCCCGCTGGCGACCTGCTGGCCCCATATCGACCGTCTTCTCGTGCTCCGTGAGGTGGTTCAACACGGTAACGCTCTCCTCGTACAACAGGAGATCAACCCCCTCGTCGATGGGGATTTCTTCGACTTCGGTTTGCTCGTACCCCGTGTCGTCGCGGATAGCCCGTTCGACGCCAGCAGGGGACGAGGCATGTTCGTCGAGTCCGGCTAACCCTAAACAGCCGGAGAGACCGACGAGCCCTGCCGTTCCAGCACCAGCAAGGACGGTTCTTCTGTTCATCATGTTCAGAATTTCTTTTAGGTTTACTTTAGTTTATAGGTTCGGTATCGTAGACACTCCGAGCCGAACGACCGTCAGACGACTCACAACTCGTTTTCATACGCCCAGCCGGTTGATCCGTCGGACGATTCGCGTCCACAACGCATGTATGCAACCGCAACACCCATACGAGAATGCGACGGATACCCACACTTTCAGAGTACGGGTCGGTCGAGTGGGTTTCGAGGTTGACAAGGCTTCCGTACCCGACGTGACACTCGAAACAGCGATTACCGTCTGACGGTCAGATACAGCGTATTTCAGGAGATACATCCACTCGAGTCCGTTCTCACCGGGGTTCGTCGGTCCAAACGTTCAAATCCCTGTCCGTCAATATTTGCCACAGCCATGATGGGTGTTCAGTTAACACTTGACAAGATACTCGAGCGAGCGGTCGACCTCTTTCCCGAGCGGGAACTGGTGACGAAACTGCCGGACGGGAGCACGCACCGCTACACCTACGGCGACGCGTACGAGCGGATCTGTCAGCTCGCTCACGCGCTCGACGAGATGGGACTCGAGGAGGGAGCACGCGTCGGGGTGGTCGCGACGAACCACTATCGCCACTTCGAACTCTACTTCGGGCCTGCGTGCTCGGCGCGGTCGATTCACATGTGCAACATGCGACTGCCCGACCACCACTTCGTCCACACGATCGAAGACGCCGAGGACGAGGTGATCTTCGTCGATCCGGCGCTCGTCGAGAAAGTCGAGGCGAACGCGGACGAACTCGAGACGGTCAAACAGTACGTAATCCTCTGTGAGGAGGACGAGCTGCCCGAAACCGACCTCGAACCGGTGGTCGCCTACGAGTCGCTGCTCGCCGGCCACCCGACGGAGTACGAGTGGCCCGACATCGACGAGGATCGCGAGTACGGCATGTGTCACACCTCGGGGACGACGGGGCTCCCGAAGGGCGTCCCCTACACTCACCGGGCGATGTACCTCCACAGCATCATGTGCGGGCACGTCGACGCCAACCAGGTGAGCGAGGGTGACGTCGCCCTGCCGGTCGTGCCGATGTTCCACGCCAACGGCTGGGGAATCCCATACGCCGCGACGTTCGCCGGCGCGAAACAGGTGTTCCCGTCCGTCCACACCGACCCCGAGTCGCTCGCGCACCTGATCGACGATGAGGAGGTCACCGTCTCGGCGGCCGTCCCGACCATCTGGCTCGAGATGGCGAACTACCTCGACGAGAACCCGGACGTCGACATCTCCAACATCGACCGCCTTACTGTCGGGGGCTCCGCGCCGCCGGAATCACTCATCCGCAAGTACGACGAGGAGTACGACGCGCCGATCATCCAAGGCTGGGGGATGACCGAAACGTCGCCACTCGGCACACTCAGCACGCTCCGAACGGAAGTCGAAGCGCTCTCACCGGAAGAACAGTACGAGTACCGGACGATGGCGGGCTTCCCCGTGCCGGGGATGCAGGTCCGTATCATCGACGACGACGGCGAGGAAGTCCCCCGAGACGGTGAGACGATGGGCGAACTCGAGGTTCGCAGCCCCTGGGTGACCGATCACTACCACAACCGGCCGGAGGAAAACGAGCAGGCGTTCACCGACGACGGCTACCTCAGAACCGGCGACATCGCCGTACGCGACGAACTGGGCTACGTCGACGTCGTCGACCGCGACAAGGACGTGATTAAATCGGGCGGCGAGTGGATCTCGTCGGTCCAACTCGAGAACGACCTCATCGCCCACGAGGATGTCGCCGAGGCGACGGTCGTCGGCGTCGAACACGAACGCTGGCAGGAACGGCCCCTCGCGATCGTCGTTCCGACGGCTGACGCGGATCTCGTGGCGGACGACCTCGCGGACCACCTCGGGGAGACGTTCCCGGACTGGTGGCTGCCGGACGCCTACGAGTTCATCGACGAAATCCCGAAGACCTCAACCGGGAAGTTCGACAAGAAACGCCTCCGTGACCGCTTCGATATAGTGCTCGAGGCAACCGACGAGGAGGAAGCGGAACTGTAAGACGTTCGACGGAGGCCGCGATACAGGCCATCACTACGACCGGCTACAGTGAGTTCGTGCTCGAAAAGGCGAGTGAGTACGGTACCGACGCGTTCCGAACGCAGGCGAGCACACGCAACGAACTCTCGAGTTACGTGAGTTCGGGAAGTACTCTCTCTCCGAAATCCTCGATGAAGCGCGATTGCGATCGAGCGACGTTGTGCAGGTAGATTCCGTCGACATCGAGCGCGCGATCGCGCTCGAGCCACTCGATGTGGTCCTCGAGATCGCTCGAAACGCGAACGTTCGCTTCGACCTCCTCGCGGGTGATCGACTCGCCGAGTTCGTCGTACTCCTCCGGTGTTCGAAGCTCCTGCGTGACGGCCCCCGGAACGCAGTTCGTCCGCCACTGATCGTACGCGCCCTCGAGTGCCGCCTCGTTGTCCTTGTCGTAGGACAGTTGCACCTTGAGAAAGACCGATTTGTCGGGCGCGTGCTCGCGGAAGGCCTCGACGCGGTTTTCGACGCCCTCGTGATCCGGCGTCGCGATGGTGATCAGGCCGTCGACCCACTCACACGTTCCGAGCCAGCGAGCTGTCTCTTCGGAGAGGGCCGCACCGATCACTGGCGGCGGCGTCTCCGGGCGGGAGTACAGTTTCGCTCGTTCGACCGTAACCTGACCGTCGTGGGTCAGTTCTTCGCCGTCCCAGAGTCGTCGCATGATCCGTGCGGATTCCTCGAGACGGGCGTTACGATCGTCTTTGATCGGCCAGTCGGTGCCCGTAATCCCCTCGTTGAGCAACTGGCCGCTACCCACGGCGAGCCAAAATCGCTCGGGATACGTTTCCCGAAGCGTCGCCGCCGCCTGCGCGATGATCGCCGGGTGATACCGGTACCCCGGCGCGTTGACGGTCCCGAACGTCATCGACGTTCGCTCGAGTGCCGACCCGAGCCAGGACCAGACGAAGCCGGACTCGCCTTGACGCTCGCTCCAGGGATGGAAGTGGTCCGAGGCGAGTGCAGCCTCGAAGCCGTGTTCGTCGGCCTGTTCGACGTACTCGAGCAGCGTCGAGGGTGAAAACTGTTCGTGGGAGGCGTGGTATCCGATGAAACTCATAACTGGGGTGAGCGTCGTGGCGACCGGCCGCCTGCCGGTGAGTGACGGACGACAGTTCCAGACCGAGACACTTCGACGCTCGCCCGGAACGTGTAAGCAGCGCCACGATTCAGCCGTTCGTCGATCGGTCCGTTTCAGACTCGGCTCCGGCGGAATCGACGCGAGGACACCGTTTCTGGGCACTCGTCGGCATTCTCGACGACTCGATACGTTGCTAGCGCCGACTCGTCGTCACTCGGGTCCCTCGGCGGGACGTATTCACTCCAGGAAGGAGCCACACAGAAACGCGATGTCGTGTCTAATCAGTCGGTATTCGAGACCCACGAACAATCGGTGACGAAGGAGCCAAGAACCAATCAAAAGCCCAATCAGCAAGAAAACCCACCCAGTCGAGAATCGTCGAGAGCGACAGTATCGGCACTCAGAACGTCTCGAGGTAGCGATCGAGTTCCCACTCGGAGACGTCGATGAGGTACTCTTCGAACTCCTGGCGCTTGGCTTCGACGAACTTCTCGCCGATGTGCTCGCCGAGTGCGTCGAACATCGCGTCGTCTTCCTCTAAGGCGTCGACCGCCTCGCCGAGGTTCGCCGGCAGCGTGTCGATGCCGTACTCCTCTCGTTTTTGCTCGTCGAACTCGTAGATGTTCTCTCGAACCGGATCTGGACACTCGAGGTCCTGTTCGATGCCGTCGAGACCCGCGTGGATCATGACAGCGATGGCGAGATAGGGGTTACACGAGGGGTCGGGCGAGCGCAGTTCGACGCGGGAGGCTGCAGGGACGCGGGCAGCCGGTTTACGGATCAGCGACGAACGGTTGCGGTCGGACCAGGCCACGTAGACGGGTGCCTCGTAGCCGGGCACGAGTCGCTTGTAGCTGTTGACCGTCGGGTTCGCGACCGCCGTAATTGCGGGTGCATGCTCGAGGACTCCGGCGGTGAAGGCGCGGGCTTCCTCGCTGAGGTTGAACTCGTCGTCCTCGTCGTGGAAGGCGTTCTCGCCGTCCTCGGTGAACAACGAGATGTGCGTGTGCATGCCCGACCCGTTAATCTCCGGAATCGGCTTTGGCATGAACGTCGCGTGATAGTCGTGTTGGGCGGCGATGGCCCGAACGACGGTGCGGAAGGTGGCGACGTTGTCGGCCGTGGTGAGCGCGTCGTCGTACTCGAAGTTGATCTCGTGTTGACCTTCGGCGACTTCGTGGTGGCTCGCTTCCACTTCGAAGCCCATGTTCTCGAGGCCGTAGATGATGTCACGTCGGACGTCGCTCGCGAGGTCTTTCGGTGCGAGGTCGAAGTACCCGCCTGCGTCGTTGGTCGTCGTCGTCGCACGGCCCTCTTCGTCCTCCTCGAAGAGGAAGAATTCGGGCTCTGGGGCGGCGTTGACTTCGTAGCCCATC includes:
- a CDS encoding TIGR03885 family FMN-dependent LLM class oxidoreductase, translating into MSFIGYHASHEQFSPSTLLEYVEQADEHGFEAALASDHFHPWSERQGESGFVWSWLGSALERTSMTFGTVNAPGYRYHPAIIAQAAATLRETYPERFWLAVGSGQLLNEGITGTDWPIKDDRNARLEESARIMRRLWDGEELTHDGQVTVERAKLYSRPETPPPVIGAALSEETARWLGTCEWVDGLITIATPDHEGVENRVEAFREHAPDKSVFLKVQLSYDKDNEAALEGAYDQWRTNCVPGAVTQELRTPEEYDELGESITREEVEANVRVSSDLEDHIEWLERDRALDVDGIYLHNVARSQSRFIEDFGERVLPELT
- a CDS encoding ferritin family protein, with amino-acid sequence MPTKYTPTEMMNRESRSNRYYRNAVERHWDPGEIDLERDVERLLEYIEGAENYDEQSWDRTLNGIAKFGAGEDAVTEDLAPLATVLEDIDDQLFLTTQLYEEAKHADFFDRYWREVVWAVEDELGWERSNPRDDKWFNEPYVELFDRNKKAQYRLLEDDTPENRAKAYCHYHLTVEGILAQTGYYGMQTSYGGEFEELPHLPGLVEGFTKIRSDEGRHVGFGMNQLKTLIKSEGVEPTLIENTVNELLPLVQGITEDNRYQPDEDEERVGLQDGELAAYAVDKHTDRMQQITDAAADIPDVDELVRLEGDD
- a CDS encoding APC family permease, producing the protein MSDTTDSESTTLSSSIGLVGVLALLVGNAIAVPIFVLPGPLAGTSGPSLVLAIVLAAIPASFVVLYNALLGSAMPVAGGLYVYISRLTAPYWGFLVPFTIPLVAWASLLITATGFAEYTRIFFDVPSLLLIYVLLGFVLVINLIGLRMVAQVQILFFLGLVVTLLVFIVPGLGSVETANYTPFFPDYGAFALAVVALFYPFLGFGLLIELGEEIEDPGRTIPLVLGFGIGIVALFYVALIAVLVGVVPYTNLGSEADLALAAATFLPWWGEYVVATGAIFAVVTTVNTTLLVFSRTLMRASRDGVFPEFLATIHPRFETPHYAILVLGLPPFVLVPLAGEIVGLSTFIGLASLTAYFFCAIGLWNLPREFPEHYANAPFRLRRYRGLLFAVVGGGVVTGAFWLVTLFQQPVVGVVLIGWFILAYCYYRYRLRSSDRAAVYRTMTTLDVHERVDTSGEHGDD
- a CDS encoding long-chain fatty acid--CoA ligase translates to MMGVQLTLDKILERAVDLFPERELVTKLPDGSTHRYTYGDAYERICQLAHALDEMGLEEGARVGVVATNHYRHFELYFGPACSARSIHMCNMRLPDHHFVHTIEDAEDEVIFVDPALVEKVEANADELETVKQYVILCEEDELPETDLEPVVAYESLLAGHPTEYEWPDIDEDREYGMCHTSGTTGLPKGVPYTHRAMYLHSIMCGHVDANQVSEGDVALPVVPMFHANGWGIPYAATFAGAKQVFPSVHTDPESLAHLIDDEEVTVSAAVPTIWLEMANYLDENPDVDISNIDRLTVGGSAPPESLIRKYDEEYDAPIIQGWGMTETSPLGTLSTLRTEVEALSPEEQYEYRTMAGFPVPGMQVRIIDDDGEEVPRDGETMGELEVRSPWVTDHYHNRPEENEQAFTDDGYLRTGDIAVRDELGYVDVVDRDKDVIKSGGEWISSVQLENDLIAHEDVAEATVVGVEHERWQERPLAIVVPTADADLVADDLADHLGETFPDWWLPDAYEFIDEIPKTSTGKFDKKRLRDRFDIVLEATDEEEAEL
- the pdhA gene encoding pyruvate dehydrogenase (acetyl-transferring) E1 component subunit alpha, encoding MSQDVLESGLFERAPDDPIRVLDSDGEVVSAALEPDLDVETLLWMYRDMRFSRRFDERMISLQRQGRLGTYASLAGQEGSQIGSTYALADDDLLSYQYREHGAVIARELPWEYLLYWMGHEDGNAALAELDVFPLNISIGGHLPHAVGWSWAAKRNDDERVSVVHFGDGSTSEGDFHEAMNFAGVFDTPTVFFCNNNQWAISVPRGAQTASATLAQKADAYGFAGVQVDGMDPLASYVVTAAAREKALEPGDEQLRPTLIEAIQYRYGAHTTADDPSAYRDDDEVEQWRERDPIDRFEAYLRNRDLLTDDRIESIDEEIETTLEDLLEQAEGAHADPRELFEYTYETPTPRLEEQRAELERLRETHGDEELLEDE
- a CDS encoding glutamine synthetase family protein, whose amino-acid sequence is MTSGNITEAEQAVLDDIEENDIDFLRLQFTDILGTVKNVSVPARQAEKAFAEGIYFDGSSIEGFVRIQESDMRLVPDPNTFAILPWRNREDGASARMICDVYNTTSGEPFEGDPRRVLRNALDRAHEMGYEVNAAPEPEFFLFEEDEEGRATTTTNDAGGYFDLAPKDLASDVRRDIIYGLENMGFEVEASHHEVAEGQHEINFEYDDALTTADNVATFRTVVRAIAAQHDYHATFMPKPIPEINGSGMHTHISLFTEDGENAFHDEDDEFNLSEEARAFTAGVLEHAPAITAVANPTVNSYKRLVPGYEAPVYVAWSDRNRSSLIRKPAARVPAASRVELRSPDPSCNPYLAIAVMIHAGLDGIEQDLECPDPVRENIYEFDEQKREEYGIDTLPANLGEAVDALEEDDAMFDALGEHIGEKFVEAKRQEFEEYLIDVSEWELDRYLETF
- a CDS encoding DUF6517 family protein, giving the protein MMNRRTVLAGAGTAGLVGLSGCLGLAGLDEHASSPAGVERAIRDDTGYEQTEVEEIPIDEGVDLLLYEESVTVLNHLTEHEKTVDMGPAGRQRGAVFLLLTTPQVSVAGQEFNPVGEMNTEELVELVEDNYDDISNITHEEDDDVSLLEQDTTQSRFSAEATFDGTDLDVYLHVTEAVESNDDLLIAIGVYPEYVQAEEEANVRSLIEGVIEDVDEMDGDGGNGDGVDDDDAESDDESDGDDQEDDEDADAIEI